The proteins below are encoded in one region of Mangifera indica cultivar Alphonso chromosome 7, CATAS_Mindica_2.1, whole genome shotgun sequence:
- the LOC123221004 gene encoding 60S ribosomal protein L2, mitochondrial-like, which translates to MALCRFRSASSLISKFLPPSNTLRSFSSETQSVKEKIMNYMAHLDINSQIGSCMPLAAMRIGTIIHNIEVNPGQGGKLVRSAGNSAKILKEPTGRYCLVRLPSGDEKLIDSKCRATIGSVSNPSHKMKKLRKAGQSRWLGRRPVVRGVAMNPVDHPHGGGEGRSKSSGSHGRTSLTPWGKPCKSGYKTASPKKRK; encoded by the exons ATGGCGCTCTGCAGATTTCGCTCAGCTTCTTCTCTCATCTCCAAGTTTCTTCCTCCCTCCAATACGCTCCGCTCTTTCTCCTCAG AAACTCAATcagttaaagagaaaataatgaattatatggCCCACCTCGACATAAACTCTCAAATTGGAAGTTGTATGCCGCTCGCCGCAATGCGAATCGGCACAATTATTCACAACATTGAGGTCAACCCAGGTCAAGGGGGGAAGCTGGTTCGCTCGGCGGGCAATTCAGCCAAGATTTTGAAGGAGCCCACTGGAAGGTACTGTTTGGTGAGGCTGCCTTCGGGGGATGAGAAATTGATTGACAGTAAGTGCCGGGCTACTATTGGTTCGGTGTCAAACCCGAGTCATAAGATGAAGAAGCTTAGGAAGGCAGGGCAGAGCAGGTGGCTGGGGCGAAGACCAGTGGTTAGAGGCGTGGCAATGAATCCAGTTGATCATCCTCATGGAGGAGGGGAGGGAAGAAGCAAGAGTAGTGGTAGTCATGGAAGGACTTCGCTTACACCGTGGGGAAAGCCTTGTAAGTCTGGTTACAAGACTGCTTCTCCTAAGAAGAGAAAGTAA